A DNA window from Streptomyces canus contains the following coding sequences:
- a CDS encoding molybdopterin oxidoreductase family protein: MSRTALRICPLCEATCGLTLTVEGTRVTGARGDRDDVFSKGFICPKGASFGAVDADPDRLRTPLVRRDGELREATWQEAFDAVAAGIRGAVDRYGAKSVGVVLGNPNVHTMAGALYPPVLLAGLGTRSVFTASTVDQMPKHVSSGLLYGDANAIPVPDLDHTDHLLLIGANPLESNGSLCTAPDFPGKLKALKARGGTLTVLDPRRTRTAKLADRHIAIRPGADALLLAAMAHVLFEEDLVDTGELTSHLQGLDELREAVQDFTPEAVADACDVDAGVTRALARELAAAPTAAVYGRIGSCTVPHGTLASWLVDVLNILTGNLDRPGGALFPQAATDRTPRPAGPSHGFALGRWHSRVSRHPEAKGELPLSALAEEIDTATAEGEPVRALIAVAANPVLSAPDGDRLDKALGSLDFMVSVDPYLNETSRHAHVVLPPPPPSQSPHHDFAFNTLAVRNQVRYTRPAVPLEPGRMAETEILARLTLAATGMHGADPSAVDDLVIGQTLGKAVKDAHSPVHGREPGELTAALVGDTGPERRLDMMLRLGPYGDGFGVRPDGLSLTKLLAHPHGIDLGPLRSRLPQPLKTRSGKVELLPRPLADDLPRLREALRHRADGLVLVGRRHLRSNNSWMHNVPALTGGTNRCTLHIHPEDAERLGLKDGAAVRVKGAGGEVVTEAEVTDGVRPGVVSLPHGWGHDRPGTRLSHALKDPGVNVNQLLDGSLLDPLSGNAVLNGVPVKLAAVTAL; encoded by the coding sequence GTGTCCCGCACCGCTCTGCGTATCTGCCCCCTGTGCGAGGCCACCTGTGGTCTGACGCTCACTGTCGAGGGGACCCGGGTCACCGGCGCCCGCGGCGACCGTGACGACGTGTTCAGCAAGGGGTTCATCTGCCCGAAGGGGGCGTCCTTCGGGGCCGTCGACGCGGACCCGGACCGGCTGCGCACGCCCCTTGTACGACGGGACGGGGAGCTGCGCGAGGCCACCTGGCAGGAGGCCTTCGACGCGGTCGCCGCCGGAATCCGGGGCGCCGTCGACCGGTACGGGGCGAAATCCGTCGGGGTCGTCCTCGGCAACCCCAACGTGCACACCATGGCCGGTGCCCTCTACCCGCCGGTGCTGCTCGCCGGGCTCGGCACCCGGAGCGTCTTCACCGCGTCCACGGTCGACCAGATGCCCAAGCACGTCTCCAGCGGGCTGCTGTACGGCGACGCCAACGCCATCCCCGTGCCCGACCTCGACCACACCGACCATCTGCTGCTGATCGGCGCCAATCCCCTGGAGTCCAACGGGAGTCTGTGCACCGCCCCCGACTTCCCCGGCAAGCTCAAGGCGCTCAAGGCCCGCGGCGGCACCCTCACCGTCCTCGACCCCCGCCGCACCCGCACGGCAAAGCTCGCCGACCGGCACATCGCCATCCGGCCCGGCGCGGACGCGTTGCTCCTCGCCGCCATGGCGCACGTGCTCTTCGAGGAAGACCTCGTGGACACGGGGGAGTTGACCTCGCACCTCCAGGGGCTCGACGAACTACGGGAAGCCGTACAGGACTTCACCCCCGAAGCCGTCGCCGACGCCTGTGACGTGGACGCCGGCGTGACGCGTGCCCTCGCCCGCGAACTGGCCGCAGCGCCAACGGCCGCCGTATACGGCCGTATCGGCAGCTGCACCGTCCCGCACGGCACCCTGGCCAGCTGGCTCGTCGACGTGCTCAACATCCTCACCGGCAACCTCGACCGGCCAGGCGGCGCGCTCTTCCCGCAGGCGGCCACCGACCGGACGCCCCGGCCCGCGGGGCCCAGCCACGGATTCGCGCTCGGCCGCTGGCACTCCCGGGTGAGCCGACACCCGGAGGCCAAGGGCGAGTTGCCGCTCTCCGCGCTCGCCGAGGAGATCGACACCGCGACCGCGGAGGGCGAGCCGGTCCGCGCGCTGATCGCCGTCGCCGCCAACCCCGTGCTGTCCGCCCCCGACGGCGACCGGCTCGACAAGGCCCTCGGCTCGCTCGACTTCATGGTCAGCGTGGACCCGTACCTGAACGAGACCTCGCGCCACGCCCACGTCGTGCTGCCGCCGCCCCCGCCCTCCCAGAGCCCGCACCACGACTTCGCCTTCAACACCCTCGCCGTGCGCAACCAGGTCCGCTACACCCGCCCCGCCGTCCCGCTGGAGCCCGGCCGGATGGCGGAGACGGAGATCCTCGCCCGGCTGACCCTGGCCGCGACCGGCATGCACGGCGCCGACCCGTCCGCCGTGGACGACCTGGTCATCGGTCAGACCCTCGGCAAGGCCGTCAAGGACGCCCACTCGCCCGTGCACGGCCGCGAGCCGGGCGAACTCACCGCCGCACTCGTCGGCGACACCGGCCCCGAGCGGCGGCTCGACATGATGCTGCGCCTGGGCCCCTACGGCGACGGTTTCGGCGTACGACCGGACGGGCTGAGCCTCACCAAGCTGCTCGCGCATCCGCACGGCATCGACCTCGGACCGCTGCGGTCCCGGCTGCCGCAGCCGCTGAAGACCAGGAGCGGCAAGGTCGAACTGCTGCCGCGGCCCCTCGCGGACGACCTGCCCAGGCTGCGCGAGGCCCTGCGGCACCGGGCCGACGGGCTCGTCCTCGTCGGCCGCCGGCACCTGCGCTCCAACAACAGCTGGATGCACAACGTCCCCGCCCTCACCGGCGGCACCAACCGCTGCACCCTGCACATCCACCCCGAGGACGCCGAGCGGCTCGGGTTGAAGGACGGTGCCGCGGTGCGGGTCAAGGGCGCCGGGGGAGAGGTGGTCACCGAGGCCGAGGTCACCGACGGGGTGCGTCCCGGCGTGGTCAGCCTGCCGCACGGCTGGGGTCACGACCGGCCCGGCACCCGGCTCAGCCACGCCCTCAAGGACCCCGGCGTCAACGTCAACCAGCTCCTCGACGGCAGCCTGCTCGACCCGCTCTCGGGCAACGCGGTCCTCAACGGCGTACCGGTAAAACTGGCCGCCGTAACGGCCCTGTGA
- a CDS encoding TetR/AcrR family transcriptional regulator — translation MKPVPQATSLRRAPVQRRSAERLTRILDACADLLDEVGYDALSTRAVAQRAGVPIGSVYRFFGNKRQMADALAQRNLERFAEGVTHRLKESGEEGGWRTAMDVVLDEYLAMKRTAPGFSLVDFGNQIPVGARHAEPNHRVADRLTDLLSGYLAREPDDDLRRAFLVAVETADTLVHLAFRMAPEGDERIIQEAREMLRAYLARVLD, via the coding sequence ATGAAGCCCGTGCCCCAAGCGACCTCGCTTCGCCGCGCCCCCGTGCAGCGGCGCAGCGCCGAACGGCTGACCAGAATCCTCGACGCCTGTGCCGACCTGCTCGACGAGGTCGGATACGACGCCCTGAGCACGCGTGCCGTCGCCCAGCGCGCCGGCGTGCCCATCGGCTCCGTCTACCGCTTCTTCGGCAACAAGCGGCAGATGGCCGACGCGCTGGCCCAGCGCAACCTGGAGCGTTTCGCAGAGGGCGTCACCCACCGCCTCAAGGAGTCGGGCGAGGAAGGAGGCTGGCGTACGGCGATGGACGTCGTCCTCGACGAGTACCTCGCCATGAAACGCACCGCCCCCGGCTTCTCCCTCGTCGACTTCGGCAACCAGATCCCCGTCGGCGCCCGCCACGCGGAACCCAACCACCGGGTCGCCGACCGCCTCACCGACCTCCTCTCCGGCTACCTCGCCCGGGAACCGGACGACGACCTGCGCCGCGCCTTCCTCGTCGCCGTGGAGACCGCCGACACCCTGGTCCATCTGGCCTTCCGGATGGCCCCGGAGGGCGACGAGCGGATCATCCAGGAGGCCCGGGAGATGCTGCGCGCCTATCTGGCGAGGGTTCTGGACTGA